The proteins below are encoded in one region of Streptomyces cyanogenus:
- a CDS encoding DNA-directed RNA polymerase subunit beta', with product MLDVNFFDELRIGLATADDIRQWSHGEVKKPETINYRTLKPEKDGLFCEKIFGPTRDWECYCGKYKRVRFKGIICERCGVEVTRAKVRRERMGHIELAAPVTHIWYFKGVPSRLGYLLDLAPKDLEKVIYFAAYMITYVDEERRTRDLPSLEAHVSVERQQIENRRDADLEARAKKLEADLAELEAEGAKADVRRKVREGAEREMKQLRDRAQREIDRLDEVWNRFKNLKVQDLEGDELLYRELRDRFGTYFDGSMGAAALQKRLESFDLEEEAEKLREIIRTGKGQKKTRALKRLKVVSAFLQTSNSPKGMVLDCVPVIPPDLRPMVQLDGGRFATSDLNDLYRRVINRNNRLKRLLDLGAPEIIVNNEKRMLQEAVDALFDNGRRGRPVTGPGNRPLKSLSDMLKGKQGRFRQNLLGKRVDYSARSVIVVGPQLKLHQCGLPKAMALELFKPFVMKRLVDLNHAQNIKSAKRMVERGRTVVYDVLEEVIAEHPVLLNRAPTLHRLGIQAFEPQLVEGKAIQIHPLVCTAFNADFDGDQMAVHLPLSAEAQAEARILMLSSNNILKPADGRPVTMPTQDMVLGLFFLTTDGEMRDVKGEGRSFASVAEAIMAFDAGELSLQSRVDIRFPVGTIPPRGWTPPAREEGEPEWQQGDSFRLNTTLGRALFNELLPEDYPFVDYEVGKKQLSEIVNDLAERYPKVIVAATLDNLKAAGFYWATRSGVTVAISDVVVPEAKKEIVKGYEAQDEKVQKQYERGLITKDERTQELIAIWTKATNEVAEAMNDNFPKTNPIFMMVNSGARGNMMQMRQIAGMRGLVSNAKNETIPRPIKASFREGLSVLEYFISTHGARKGLADTALRTADSGYLTRRLVDVSQDVIIREEDCGTERGLKLRIAERGADGVLRKADDVETSVYARCLAEDIVVDGQVLAPAGTDLGDVLIEELVGRGVEEVKTRSVLTCESAVGTCAMCYGRSLATGKLVDIGEAVGIIAAQSIGEPGTQLTMRTFHTGGVAGDDITQGLPRVVELFEARTPKGVAPISEASGRVRIEETEKTKKIVVTPDDGSDETAYPISKRAKVLVREGDHVEVGQQLTVGATNPHDVLRILGQRAVQVHLVGEVQKVYNSQGVSIHDKHIEIIIRQMLRRVTIIESGDAELLPGELVERSKFETENRRVVQEGGHPASGRPQLMGITKASLATESWLSAASFQETTRVLTDAAINAKSDSLIGLKENVIIGKLIPAGTGLSRYRNIRVEPTEEAKAAMYSAVGYDDIDYSPFGTGSGQAVPLEDYDYGPYNQ from the coding sequence GTGCTCGACGTCAACTTCTTCGACGAGCTCCGGATCGGTCTGGCCACCGCTGACGACATCCGCCAGTGGAGCCACGGCGAGGTCAAGAAGCCGGAGACCATCAACTACCGCACCCTGAAGCCCGAGAAGGACGGACTCTTCTGCGAGAAGATCTTCGGTCCGACCCGGGACTGGGAGTGCTACTGCGGCAAGTACAAGCGCGTCCGCTTCAAGGGCATCATCTGCGAGCGCTGCGGCGTCGAGGTCACGCGCGCCAAGGTGCGCCGTGAGCGGATGGGCCACATCGAGCTGGCCGCGCCCGTCACGCACATCTGGTACTTCAAGGGTGTCCCGAGCCGCCTGGGCTACCTGCTCGACCTGGCGCCGAAGGACCTCGAGAAGGTCATCTACTTCGCGGCGTACATGATCACGTACGTCGACGAGGAGCGCCGTACCCGCGACCTGCCCTCCCTGGAGGCGCACGTCTCCGTCGAGCGCCAGCAGATCGAGAACCGCCGCGACGCCGACCTGGAGGCCCGCGCCAAGAAGCTCGAGGCCGACCTGGCCGAGCTGGAGGCCGAGGGTGCCAAGGCCGACGTGCGCCGCAAGGTGCGCGAGGGTGCCGAGCGCGAGATGAAGCAGCTGCGCGACCGTGCGCAGCGCGAGATCGACCGCCTCGACGAGGTGTGGAACCGGTTCAAGAACCTCAAGGTCCAGGACCTGGAGGGCGACGAGCTGCTCTACCGCGAGCTGCGCGACCGCTTCGGCACGTACTTCGACGGCTCGATGGGTGCCGCGGCGCTGCAGAAGCGCCTGGAGTCCTTCGACCTCGAGGAGGAGGCCGAGAAGCTCCGCGAGATCATCCGCACCGGCAAGGGCCAGAAGAAGACCCGTGCCCTCAAGCGCCTGAAGGTCGTCTCCGCGTTCCTGCAGACGTCCAACAGCCCCAAGGGCATGGTCCTGGACTGCGTCCCGGTCATCCCGCCGGACCTGCGTCCGATGGTGCAGCTGGACGGTGGCCGCTTCGCGACCTCCGACCTGAACGACCTGTACCGCCGTGTGATCAACCGCAACAACCGTCTGAAGCGGCTCCTGGACCTCGGTGCCCCGGAGATCATCGTCAACAACGAGAAGCGCATGCTTCAGGAGGCTGTTGACGCCCTCTTCGACAACGGTCGTCGTGGTCGCCCGGTCACCGGTCCGGGCAACCGTCCGCTGAAGTCCCTCAGCGACATGCTGAAGGGTAAGCAGGGCCGCTTCCGTCAGAACCTGCTCGGCAAGCGTGTGGACTACTCCGCGCGTTCCGTGATCGTCGTCGGTCCGCAGCTGAAGCTGCACCAGTGCGGTCTGCCGAAGGCGATGGCGCTGGAGCTGTTCAAGCCGTTCGTGATGAAGCGCCTGGTCGACCTGAACCACGCGCAGAACATCAAGAGCGCCAAGCGCATGGTGGAGCGCGGCCGCACCGTCGTGTACGACGTCCTCGAAGAGGTCATCGCCGAGCACCCGGTGCTGCTGAACCGTGCTCCCACCCTGCACCGCCTCGGCATCCAGGCCTTCGAGCCGCAGCTGGTCGAGGGCAAGGCCATCCAGATCCACCCGCTCGTCTGCACCGCGTTCAACGCGGACTTCGACGGTGACCAGATGGCCGTGCACCTGCCGCTGTCCGCGGAGGCGCAGGCCGAGGCCCGCATCCTGATGCTGTCCTCGAACAACATCCTCAAGCCGGCCGACGGCCGTCCGGTGACGATGCCGACCCAGGACATGGTCCTCGGTCTGTTCTTCCTCACCACCGACGGCGAGATGCGTGACGTCAAGGGCGAGGGCCGCTCGTTCGCGTCCGTGGCCGAGGCGATCATGGCGTTCGACGCCGGCGAGCTGTCGCTGCAGTCGCGCGTGGACATCCGCTTCCCGGTGGGCACCATCCCGCCGCGCGGCTGGACCCCGCCGGCGCGCGAGGAGGGCGAGCCGGAGTGGCAGCAGGGTGACAGCTTCCGGCTGAACACCACGCTGGGCCGCGCGCTCTTCAACGAGCTGCTGCCCGAGGACTACCCGTTCGTCGACTACGAGGTCGGCAAGAAGCAGCTCTCCGAGATCGTCAACGACCTCGCCGAGCGCTACCCGAAGGTCATCGTGGCGGCGACGCTCGACAACCTGAAGGCGGCCGGCTTCTACTGGGCCACCCGTTCCGGCGTCACCGTCGCCATCTCCGACGTCGTCGTTCCCGAGGCGAAGAAGGAGATCGTCAAGGGCTACGAGGCGCAGGACGAGAAGGTCCAGAAGCAGTACGAGCGCGGTCTGATCACCAAGGACGAGCGCACGCAGGAGCTCATCGCGATCTGGACCAAGGCGACCAACGAGGTCGCCGAGGCGATGAACGACAACTTCCCGAAGACCAACCCGATCTTCATGATGGTGAACTCGGGTGCACGAGGCAACATGATGCAGATGCGTCAGATTGCCGGTATGCGTGGTCTGGTGTCGAACGCGAAGAACGAGACGATCCCGCGTCCGATCAAGGCGTCCTTCCGTGAGGGCCTGTCCGTGCTGGAGTACTTCATCTCCACGCACGGTGCCCGTAAGGGTCTGGCGGACACCGCCCTGCGTACCGCCGACTCGGGTTACCTCACCCGTCGTCTGGTCGACGTCTCGCAGGACGTCATCATCCGTGAGGAGGACTGCGGCACCGAGCGCGGCCTCAAGCTGCGGATCGCCGAGCGCGGCGCCGACGGCGTGCTGCGCAAGGCGGACGACGTCGAGACGTCCGTGTACGCGCGCTGCCTCGCCGAGGACATCGTGGTCGACGGCCAGGTGCTGGCCCCGGCCGGCACCGACCTGGGCGACGTCCTCATCGAGGAGCTCGTCGGCCGTGGCGTCGAGGAGGTCAAGACCCGCTCGGTCCTGACCTGCGAGTCCGCCGTCGGTACCTGCGCGATGTGCTACGGCCGTTCGCTGGCCACCGGCAAGCTGGTCGACATCGGTGAGGCGGTCGGCATCATCGCCGCCCAGTCCATCGGTGAGCCCGGTACCCAGCTGACGATGCGTACCTTCCACACCGGTGGTGTGGCCGGTGACGACATCACCCAGGGTCTGCCCCGTGTCGTCGAGCTCTTCGAGGCCCGTACCCCGAAGGGTGTCGCCCCGATCTCCGAGGCCTCCGGCCGCGTGCGGATCGAGGAGACCGAGAAGACCAAGAAGATCGTCGTCACCCCGGACGACGGCAGCGACGAGACGGCGTACCCGATCTCGAAGCGTGCCAAGGTCCTGGTCCGCGAGGGCGACCACGTCGAGGTGGGCCAGCAGCTCACCGTGGGTGCCACCAACCCGCACGACGTGCTGCGCATCCTGGGCCAGCGTGCCGTCCAGGTCCACCTGGTCGGCGAGGTCCAGAAGGTCTACAACTCGCAGGGTGTGTCGATCCACGACAAGCACATCGAGATCATCATCCGGCAGATGCTGCGCCGCGTGACGATCATCGAGTCCGGCGACGCCGAGCTGCTGCCCGGCGAGCTGGTCGAGCGCTCGAAGTTCGAGACCGAGAACCGTCGTGTGGTCCAGGAGGGCGGTCACCCGGCCTCCGGTCGTCCGCAGCTGATGGGTATCACCAAGGCCTCGCTGGCGACGGAGTCCTGGCTGTCGGCCGCCTCCTTCCAGGAGACGACCCGAGTCCTGACGGACGCGGCGATCAACGCCAAGTCCGACAGCCTCATCGGCCTCAAGGAGAACGTCATCATCGGTAAGCTCATCCCGGCCGGTACGGGTCTGTCCCGCTACCGCAACATCCGGGTCGAGCCGACCGAGGAGGCCAAGGCCGCGATGTACTCGGCCGTCGGCTACGACGACATCGACTACTCGCCGTTCGGCACGGGCTCCGGCCAGGCCGTTCCGCTGGAGGACTACGACTACGGTCCGTACAACCAGTAA
- the rpsL gene encoding 30S ribosomal protein S12 — protein MPTIQQLVRKGRQDKVEKNKTPALEGSPQRRGVCTRVFTTTPKKPNSALRKVARVRLTSGIEVTAYIPGEGHNLQEHSIVLVRGGRVKDLPGVRYKIIRGSLDTQGVKNRKQARSRYGAKKEK, from the coding sequence GTGCCTACGATCCAGCAGCTGGTCCGTAAGGGCCGGCAGGACAAGGTCGAGAAGAACAAGACGCCCGCACTCGAGGGTTCCCCTCAGCGTCGTGGCGTCTGCACGCGTGTGTTCACGACCACCCCGAAGAAGCCGAACTCGGCCCTCCGCAAGGTCGCGCGTGTGCGTCTGACCAGCGGCATCGAGGTCACCGCTTACATTCCGGGTGAGGGACACAACCTGCAGGAGCACTCCATCGTGCTCGTGCGCGGCGGCCGTGTGAAGGACCTGCCGGGTGTTCGCTACAAGATCATCCGCGGTTCGCTCGACACCCAGGGTGTCAAGAACCGCAAGCAGGCTCGCAGCCGTTACGGCGCCAAGAAGGAGAAGTAA
- the rpsG gene encoding 30S ribosomal protein S7 — protein MPRKGPAPKRPVIIDPVYGSPLVTSLINKVLLNGKRSTAERIVYGAMEGLREKTGNDPVITLKRALENIKPTLEVKSRRVGGATYQVPVEVKPGRANTLALRWLVGYSRARREKTMTERLLNELLDASNGLGAAVKKREDTHKMAESNKAFAHYRW, from the coding sequence ATGCCTCGTAAGGGCCCCGCCCCGAAGCGCCCGGTCATCATCGACCCGGTCTACGGCTCTCCTCTGGTGACCTCCCTGATCAACAAGGTGCTGCTGAACGGCAAGCGCTCCACCGCCGAGCGCATCGTCTACGGCGCCATGGAGGGCCTGCGCGAGAAGACCGGCAACGACCCGGTCATCACGCTGAAGCGCGCTCTCGAGAACATCAAGCCGACCCTCGAGGTCAAGTCCCGCCGTGTCGGTGGCGCCACCTACCAGGTGCCGGTCGAGGTCAAGCCCGGCCGTGCCAACACCCTGGCGCTGCGCTGGCTGGTCGGTTACTCCCGCGCCCGTCGCGAGAAGACCATGACCGAGCGTCTCCTCAACGAGCTTCTCGATGCCTCCAACGGCCTCGGTGCGGCCGTGAAGAAGCGCGAGGACACCCACAAGATGGCCGAGTCCAACAAGGCCTTCGCGCACTACCGCTGGTAG
- the fusA gene encoding elongation factor G, with product MATTSLDLAKVRNIGIMAHIDAGKTTTTERILFYTGVSYKIGEVHDGAATMDWMEQEQERGITITSAATTCHWSLEDVDHTINIIDTPGHVDFTVEVERSLRVLDGAVTVFDGVAGVEPQSETVWRQADRYGVPRICFVNKLDRTGAEFHRCVDMISDRLGAQPIVMQLPIGAEADFQGVVDLVRMKALVWSAEATKGEMYDVVDIPATHTEAAEEYRGKLIEAVAENDEEIMELYLEGEEPTEEQLYAAIRRITIASGKGTGTTVTPVFCGTAFKNKGVQPLLDAVVRYLPSPVDIEAIEGHDVKDPETVIKRKPSEDEPLSALAFKIMSDPHLGKLTFVRVYSGRLESGTSVLNSVKGKKERIGKIYRMHANKREEIDSVGAGDIVAVMGLKQTTTGETLCDEKNPVILESMDFPAPVIEVAIEPKSKGDQEKLGVAIQRLAEEDPSFQVHTNEETGQTVIGGMGELHLEVLVDRMKREFKVEANVGKPQVAYRETIRKAVERVDYTHKKQTGGTGQFAKVQIGIEPLEGGDVSYEFVNKVTGGRIPKEYIPSVDAGAQEAMQFGILAGYEMTGVRVILHDGAYHEVDSSELAFKIAGSQAFKEAARKASPVLLEPMMAVEVTTPEDYMGEVIGDINSRRGQIQAMEERAGARVVKGLVPLSEMFGYVGDLRSKTSGRASYSMQFDSYAEVPRNVAEEIIAKAKGE from the coding sequence ATGGCTACCACTTCACTTGACCTGGCCAAGGTGCGCAATATCGGCATCATGGCCCACATCGACGCGGGCAAGACGACCACCACCGAGCGGATCCTGTTCTACACCGGTGTGTCTTACAAGATCGGTGAGGTCCACGACGGCGCTGCCACCATGGACTGGATGGAGCAGGAGCAGGAGCGTGGCATCACGATCACCTCTGCTGCCACCACCTGTCACTGGTCGCTGGAAGACGTCGACCACACCATCAACATCATCGACACCCCGGGTCACGTCGACTTCACCGTCGAGGTGGAGCGCTCCCTGCGCGTGCTCGACGGTGCCGTGACGGTGTTCGACGGCGTCGCCGGTGTCGAGCCGCAGTCCGAGACGGTGTGGCGTCAGGCGGACCGCTACGGCGTGCCGCGTATCTGCTTCGTCAACAAGCTCGACCGCACGGGCGCCGAGTTCCACCGCTGCGTGGACATGATCTCGGACCGCCTGGGCGCTCAGCCGATCGTCATGCAGCTCCCGATCGGTGCCGAGGCCGACTTCCAGGGCGTCGTGGACCTGGTCCGCATGAAGGCGCTCGTCTGGTCCGCCGAGGCCACCAAGGGCGAGATGTACGACGTCGTCGACATCCCGGCCACGCACACCGAGGCTGCCGAGGAGTACCGCGGCAAGCTGATCGAGGCCGTGGCCGAGAACGACGAAGAGATCATGGAGCTGTACCTGGAGGGCGAGGAGCCCACCGAGGAGCAGCTGTACGCCGCGATCCGTCGTATCACCATCGCGTCCGGCAAGGGCACGGGCACCACCGTGACCCCGGTGTTCTGCGGTACCGCGTTCAAGAACAAGGGCGTCCAGCCCCTGCTCGACGCGGTCGTGCGCTACCTGCCGTCCCCGGTCGACATCGAGGCCATCGAGGGCCACGACGTCAAGGACCCCGAGACGGTCATCAAGCGCAAGCCGTCCGAGGACGAGCCGCTGTCGGCGCTGGCGTTCAAGATCATGAGCGACCCGCACCTGGGCAAGCTCACCTTCGTCCGGGTCTACTCGGGCCGCCTGGAGTCCGGCACCTCGGTGCTGAACTCCGTCAAGGGCAAGAAGGAGCGCATCGGCAAGATCTACCGCATGCACGCCAACAAGCGTGAGGAGATCGACTCGGTGGGCGCCGGCGACATCGTCGCCGTCATGGGCCTGAAGCAGACCACCACCGGTGAGACGCTCTGCGACGAGAAGAACCCGGTGATCCTGGAGTCCATGGACTTCCCGGCGCCGGTCATCGAGGTCGCGATCGAGCCCAAGTCCAAGGGTGACCAGGAGAAGCTGGGTGTCGCCATCCAGCGTCTCGCGGAGGAGGACCCCTCCTTCCAGGTGCACACCAACGAGGAGACCGGCCAGACCGTCATCGGCGGTATGGGTGAGCTTCACCTCGAGGTCCTCGTGGACCGCATGAAGCGTGAGTTCAAGGTCGAGGCCAACGTCGGCAAGCCGCAGGTGGCCTACCGCGAGACGATCCGCAAGGCCGTCGAGCGTGTCGACTACACCCACAAGAAGCAGACCGGTGGTACCGGTCAGTTCGCGAAGGTGCAGATCGGCATCGAGCCCCTCGAGGGCGGCGACGTCTCGTACGAGTTCGTGAACAAGGTGACCGGTGGCCGTATCCCGAAGGAGTACATCCCTTCGGTGGACGCCGGTGCGCAGGAGGCCATGCAGTTCGGCATCCTCGCCGGCTACGAGATGACCGGTGTCCGTGTCATCCTCCACGACGGCGCCTACCACGAGGTCGACTCCTCCGAGCTCGCCTTCAAGATCGCCGGTTCGCAGGCCTTCAAGGAGGCCGCGCGCAAGGCCAGCCCCGTGCTGCTCGAGCCGATGATGGCCGTCGAGGTCACCACGCCCGAGGACTACATGGGTGAGGTCATCGGCGACATCAACTCCCGCCGTGGTCAGATCCAGGCCATGGAGGAGCGGGCTGGTGCCCGCGTCGTGAAGGGCCTCGTGCCCCTGTCGGAGATGTTCGGCTACGTCGGCGACCTCCGCAGCAAGACGTCGGGTCGCGCAAGCTACTCGATGCAGTTCGACTCCTACGCCGAGGTTCCGCGGAACGTCGCCGAGGAGATCATCGCGAAGGCCAAGGGCGAGTAA
- the tuf gene encoding elongation factor Tu, which yields MAKAKFERTKPHVNIGTIGHIDHGKTTLTAAITKVLHDAYPDLNEATPFDNIDKAPEERQRGITISIAHVEYQTEARHYAHVDCPGHADYIKNMITGAAQMDGAILVVAATDGPMPQTKEHVLLARQVGVPYIVVALNKADMVDDEEILELVELEVRELLSEYEFPGDDVPVVKVSALKALEGEQEWVDSVLNLMKAVDESIPQPERDVDKPFLMPIEDVFTITGRGTVVTGRIERGVLKVNETVDIIGIKTEKTTTTVTGIEMFRKLLDEGQAGENVGLLLRGIKREDVERGQVIIKPGSVTPHTEFEAQAYILSKDEGGRHTPFFNNYRPQFYFRTTDVTGVVTLPEGTEMVMPGDNTEMKVELIQPVAMEEGLKFAIREGGRTVGAGQVTKIVK from the coding sequence GTGGCGAAGGCGAAGTTCGAGCGGACTAAGCCGCACGTCAACATCGGCACCATCGGTCACATCGACCACGGTAAGACGACCCTCACGGCCGCCATTACCAAGGTGCTGCACGACGCGTACCCGGACCTGAACGAGGCCACCCCGTTCGACAACATCGACAAGGCTCCCGAGGAGCGTCAGCGCGGTATCACCATCTCCATCGCGCACGTCGAGTACCAGACCGAGGCGCGTCACTACGCCCACGTCGACTGCCCGGGTCACGCGGACTACATCAAGAACATGATCACCGGTGCCGCGCAGATGGACGGCGCGATCCTGGTGGTCGCCGCGACCGACGGCCCGATGCCGCAGACCAAGGAGCACGTGCTCCTGGCCCGCCAGGTCGGCGTTCCGTACATCGTCGTCGCCCTGAACAAGGCCGACATGGTGGACGACGAGGAGATCCTGGAGCTCGTCGAGCTCGAGGTCCGTGAGCTCCTCTCCGAGTACGAGTTCCCCGGCGACGACGTTCCGGTCGTCAAGGTCTCCGCGCTCAAGGCCCTCGAGGGCGAGCAGGAGTGGGTGGACTCCGTCCTCAACCTGATGAAGGCCGTCGACGAGTCGATCCCGCAGCCGGAGCGCGACGTCGACAAGCCGTTCCTCATGCCGATCGAGGACGTCTTCACGATCACCGGCCGCGGTACGGTCGTCACCGGCCGTATCGAGCGTGGTGTCCTCAAGGTCAACGAGACCGTCGACATCATCGGCATCAAGACCGAGAAGACCACCACCACGGTCACCGGCATCGAGATGTTCCGCAAGCTGCTCGACGAGGGCCAGGCCGGTGAGAACGTCGGTCTGCTCCTCCGTGGCATCAAGCGCGAGGACGTCGAGCGCGGCCAGGTCATCATCAAGCCGGGCTCGGTCACCCCGCACACCGAGTTCGAGGCGCAGGCCTACATCCTCTCCAAGGACGAGGGTGGCCGCCACACGCCGTTCTTCAACAACTACCGTCCGCAGTTCTACTTCCGCACGACGGACGTGACCGGCGTGGTGACCCTCCCCGAGGGCACCGAGATGGTCATGCCGGGTGACAACACCGAGATGAAGGTGGAGCTCATCCAGCCCGTCGCCATGGAAGAGGGCCTGAAGTTCGCCATCCGTGAGGGTGGCCGCACCGTGGGCGCCGGCCAGGTCACCAAGATCGTCAAGTAA
- a CDS encoding protein kinase domain-containing protein gives MKPLDTGDPIRLGPYRILGVLGEGGMGKVYVGQDRDGRTAAVKVLHRHLADDPQLGQRFVREARMAQAVGSSGVARVLDTQTEGGRPWIATEFLSGPNLEEAIGTHGPLDENGVRALAAALAHALRDIHAAGLVHRDLKPANVVLTSAGPRVIDFGIARPEHGLTLTTTGQVPVTPGYGAPEQALGQRVGPAADVFSLGALLVYAASGQRAYGGSHAAAVQYEVVHGTPRMDRVPAALQQLIGPCLAKDPAHRPTPDAVAQAFAPPRGADRVWRSGPLAEDVRRRERSLHELTTLPGTSAPGGVPRRRVLTALAVGGPVALAGAGGAGWWFWRKNDSGPFDIPPAVRTPKARLLSADKGDYVLGQTPDPLWSRPSALGARTPAPLPVRDVLIVGDSKGGITAHGVVDGKPRWSAPEAVAERRFVSLSDRLIAAADGHGRLLTFVASTGEPRWTAPAEASCVLAADAEAVYVVTDDGRLRSVGRSDAGIRWTVKPDAGLGTKATARGVVSQGVLAVATDAGDVLAVDTRTGRTLWTLRDQDGVRPGIAASGGTLFVSGSPYFTARGIAHGKQLWRPDLRRRDGTKVSWGPSVIHGPYVFVAALGAPLRFDIRDGKQSGWLYDLLLTRDPLGPLAVQGHGFWSVEVNAEEGVVGVLNVADGTNDGTGSDPNSTLNRTTWAFRIIKNPRNYWMTADGNRVFVADGDALTALPVF, from the coding sequence ATGAAGCCACTGGACACCGGAGACCCGATCCGCCTCGGGCCCTACCGCATCCTCGGCGTGCTCGGCGAGGGCGGCATGGGCAAGGTGTACGTCGGCCAGGACCGCGACGGGCGGACGGCAGCGGTGAAGGTGCTGCACCGCCATCTGGCGGACGACCCCCAGCTCGGTCAGCGCTTCGTGCGCGAGGCCCGGATGGCGCAGGCGGTCGGCAGCTCCGGGGTGGCCAGGGTGCTGGACACGCAGACCGAGGGCGGGCGCCCGTGGATCGCGACCGAGTTCCTCAGCGGCCCGAACCTGGAGGAGGCGATCGGCACGCACGGCCCCCTCGACGAGAACGGGGTCCGGGCCCTCGCGGCGGCGCTCGCGCACGCGCTGCGGGACATCCACGCCGCCGGCCTGGTGCACCGCGACCTGAAACCCGCCAACGTGGTGCTCACCTCGGCGGGCCCGCGCGTCATCGACTTCGGCATCGCCCGCCCCGAGCACGGACTCACCCTCACCACCACCGGCCAGGTTCCGGTGACCCCGGGCTACGGGGCACCGGAACAGGCTCTCGGGCAGCGTGTGGGCCCGGCCGCCGACGTCTTCTCCCTGGGCGCCCTGCTGGTGTACGCGGCGAGCGGGCAGCGCGCCTACGGGGGCTCGCACGCCGCCGCCGTCCAGTACGAGGTCGTCCACGGCACACCGCGCATGGACCGGGTCCCGGCCGCCCTCCAGCAGCTCATCGGCCCGTGCCTGGCCAAGGACCCCGCGCACCGGCCCACCCCGGACGCCGTCGCGCAGGCCTTCGCCCCGCCCCGCGGCGCCGACCGCGTGTGGCGCTCCGGGCCACTGGCCGAGGACGTGCGGCGGCGGGAACGCTCCCTGCACGAGCTGACCACGCTGCCGGGCACCAGCGCGCCGGGCGGGGTCCCGCGGCGCCGGGTGCTGACGGCCCTCGCGGTCGGCGGCCCGGTCGCCCTCGCCGGTGCCGGCGGCGCCGGCTGGTGGTTCTGGCGGAAGAACGACAGCGGCCCCTTCGACATACCACCCGCGGTGCGCACCCCCAAGGCACGGCTGCTGTCGGCGGACAAGGGGGACTACGTCCTCGGGCAGACGCCCGATCCGCTCTGGAGCCGGCCGTCCGCCCTCGGCGCCCGCACACCTGCCCCGCTGCCGGTACGCGACGTCCTGATCGTCGGAGACTCCAAGGGGGGCATCACGGCACACGGCGTCGTCGACGGGAAACCGCGGTGGTCCGCGCCCGAAGCAGTGGCGGAACGCCGCTTCGTCTCGCTCTCGGACCGGCTGATAGCCGCCGCCGACGGCCACGGCAGGCTGCTGACCTTCGTCGCGTCCACCGGCGAACCCAGGTGGACGGCGCCCGCCGAGGCTTCCTGCGTCCTCGCGGCCGATGCCGAGGCGGTGTACGTCGTCACCGACGACGGCCGGCTGCGCAGCGTGGGCCGCTCCGACGCCGGGATCCGCTGGACCGTGAAACCGGATGCCGGCCTCGGCACGAAGGCCACGGCACGGGGCGTCGTGTCCCAGGGCGTCCTGGCCGTCGCCACGGACGCGGGGGACGTCCTCGCCGTCGACACACGCACCGGCCGCACGCTCTGGACGCTGCGTGACCAGGACGGCGTCAGGCCGGGGATCGCCGCGTCGGGCGGGACCCTGTTCGTGAGCGGCAGCCCGTACTTCACCGCCCGTGGCATCGCTCACGGGAAGCAGCTGTGGCGCCCGGACCTGAGGCGCCGGGACGGCACGAAAGTCTCCTGGGGCCCCTCCGTGATCCACGGCCCCTACGTCTTCGTGGCCGCCCTCGGGGCGCCCCTCCGCTTCGACATCAGGGACGGGAAGCAGAGCGGCTGGCTCTACGACCTCCTCCTCACGCGCGACCCGCTCGGACCGCTGGCGGTCCAGGGCCACGGCTTCTGGTCCGTGGAGGTCAACGCGGAGGAAGGCGTGGTCGGCGTCCTCAATGTGGCTGACGGCACCAATGACGGCACCGGCAGCGATCCCAACTCCACGCTGAACCGCACCACCTGGGCCTTCCGCATCATCAAGAACCCCAGGAACTACTGGATGACGGCCGACGGCAACCGCGTGTTCGTCGCGGACGGTGATGCACTGACGGCCCTGCCGGTCTTCTGA